In one window of Musa acuminata AAA Group cultivar baxijiao chromosome BXJ3-2, Cavendish_Baxijiao_AAA, whole genome shotgun sequence DNA:
- the LOC103976740 gene encoding polyadenylate-binding protein-interacting protein 7, translating to MMNLSNKGLADSKVAKLSSLNRVTTLNPSAAEFVPSALKYTYGVTKSAESTKFDLPGSSRKAVLDQTGSNTSNNSDDEIHQYWRDQLPDDITPDFEVIGEEELHEPSHLTLAGFSIHDGVEQSKFSALATGQTLNMRQDLSSPTTDIGNMGYPGSVNSKQQSSVASMISASNMKGKSFIGEQHGKVLYDGDLNADLVGNLMGNLMGDNVFLQNSITDPIEYLSSQFPGFAVQSLLDVYYANGCDLTLTIEILTQLELQVDAGSDQNLSTNSLAAPNFSPMDFPALPLADTQNQLSKYTGEDVQHGFNMHKSSSGTSRGDIDFASTVRKLALQDSGHWKYDRKGSADTGVGSSSNSQQLATSYNGLSKMVYGDKWHGSGPARSSPVWLETGEAVANIYSESREEARDFARLRNACFEQARQAYLIGNKALAKELSLKGQLYNMQMKAAHEKAKETIYQRRNPSSEVLGCSRGQDHLIDLHGLHVGEAIHVLHRELRAMRNTARAAGQQLHALICVGTGHHTKGSRTPARLPVAIEQYLVEEGLRFTQPQPGLFRVVIY from the exons atgatgaaTTTATCCAACAAAGGTCTTGCAGACAGCAAGGTTGCAAAGTTGAGTTCATTGAACAGGGTCACCACATTAAATCCTAGTGCAGCCGAATTTGTTCCTTCAGCCCTTAAATATACCTATGGAGTCACCAAAAGTGCAGAGTCAACAAAGTTTGATCTTCCAGGGTCTTCTAGAAAAGCAGTCTTAGACCAAACAGGGTCTAATACTTCAAATAATTCAGATGATGAGATACACCAGTACTGGCGTGACCAGCTTCCTGATGATATCACTCCTGACTTTGAAGTCATTGGAGAAGAAGAGTTGCATGAACCTTCTCACCTTACACTTGCAGGTTTCTCAATTCATGATGGTGTTGAACAATCAAAATTTTCAGCATTAGCGACTGGACAGACATTGAATAtgcggcaagatctttcttctcctaCCACTGATATTGGAAATATGGGATATCCTGGATCTGTTAACTCTAAACAACAATCATCAGTTGCTTCCATGATTTCAGCTTCTAATATGAAGGGAAAATCATTCATTGGTGAACAGCATGGGAAGGTACTTTATGATGGAGATTTGAATGCTGATTTGGTGGGGAATTTGATGGGGAATTTGATGGGTGATAATGTGTTTCTTCAGAACTCAATCACTGATCCCATAGAATACTTATCATCACAATTTCCTGGTTTTGCCGTTCAGAGCCTTTTAGATGTTTATTATGCAAATGGATGTGATTTGACCTTGACCATTGAGATTCTGACTCAGCTTGAG CTTCAAGTTGATGCCGGCTCTGACCAAAACCTTAGCACAAATTCCTTGGCTGCTCCAAACTTTAGCCCGATGGACTTTCCAGCTCTTCCATTAGCAGACACTCAAAATCAGTTGTCAAAGTATACTGGAGAAGATGTTCAACATGGTTTTAATATGCACAAATCTTCTTCTGGTACATCAAGAGGTGATATTGATTTTGCTTCAACTGTTAGAAAATTAGCATTGCAGGATTCTGGTCACTGGAAGTATGATAGAAAAGGCTCTGCTGATACTGGTGTTGGTTCAAGTAGCAATTCCCAACAGTTGGCTACTTCATATAATGGTCTTAGCAAAATGGTTTATGGGGATAAATGGCATGGTTCAGGTCCAGCTCGGTCATCTCCTGTTTGGCTTGAGACTGGGGAAGCAGTGg CAAATATATATTCAGAGTCAAGAGAAGAAGCTCGTGACTTTGCACGTCTTCGAAATGCATGCTTTGAACAG GCAAGACAAGCATACCTTATTGGCAACAAGGCTCTAGCAAAGGAACTGAGTTTGAAGGGTCAGTTGTACAACATGCAGATGAAAGCAGCTCATGAAAAAGCTAAAGAAACAATTTACCAGAGAAG GAACCCATCTTCTGAGGTCCTTGGCTGCAGCCGTGGGCAGGATCATCTTATCGATCTGCATGGCCTTCATGTCGGTGAAGCCATACATGTTCTACATCGTGAACTGAGAGCCATGAGGAACACGGCAAGGGCTGCTGGGCAGCAACTGCACGCCCTGATATGCGTCGGGACTGGTCACCACACCAAGGGCTCACGAACACCTGCCAGGCTTCCTGTGGCAATCGAGCAGTACCTGGTGGAGGAAGGCCTTCGCTTCACCCAGCCTCAGCCTGGTCTCTTCCGTGTTGTGATATACTGA
- the LOC135631241 gene encoding protein DEEPER ROOTING 1-like, whose protein sequence is MKQDPQIAENLDASEDLLDFTAEEVNTLQKELAKLLSRKPKCSTSGSEIAEEEEEEEGRANLPLNRFLNCPSSLEVDRTTSLKLDNNGDLSPYTKIILSKVKDALQGNRNAIKKKSLSFLLKKICVCGSGFESPPSFRDPIPEPRIEKILKAILTKKSSAPTSMRSYLESKPNEKLQASKVEEDDHRKDQCRWVKTDSEYIVLEI, encoded by the exons ATGAAACAAGACCCACAAATCGCAGAAAACTTGGATGCTTCAGAAGACTTGCTTGATTTCACGGCAGAAGAAGTGAACACACTGCAGAAAGAGCTAGCAAAGCTGCTGAGCCGAAAGCCAAAGTGTAGCACCAGCGGATCCGAGAtcgccgaagaagaagaagaagaagaaggtagagCTAATCTGCCACTGAACAGGTTTCTCAATTGCCCGTCGAGCTTGGAGGTCGACAGGACCACCAGCTTGAAGCTCGACAACAATGGCGATCTCTCCCCCTACACCAAGATCATACTAAGCAAAGTGAAGGATGCATTACAGGGCAACCGCAATGCCATCAAGAAGAAATCACTCTCATTTCTTCTGAAGAAGATATGTGTCTGTGGGAGTGGCTTCGAGTCACCTCCAAGCTTCAGAGACCCCATTCCTGAGCCAAGGATCGAGAAG ATTCTCAAGGCAATTCTTACCAAGAAGAGCTCTGCTCCAACATCAATGAGAAGCTACTTGGAGAGCAAACCCAACGAGAAGTTGCAGGCATCAAAGGTGGAGGAGGATGACCATAGGAAAGACCAGTGTAGATGGGTTAAGACAGATTCCGAGT ATATCGTTCTAGAGATCTAG
- the LOC135631401 gene encoding protein TIFY 10a-like, giving the protein MDMAARKQGKTNFAVTCSLLSRYIKEKGSVAELGIEMGQRPEYAAKGKSQAFRPPPTTMSLLPEADGEKEEDVSSAGNAMELFPRRAGFVPSLAAVAEDASEQERNQLTIFYGGKVMVFDNFPAKKAKDLLQLASKGSSTAQKSGHLSRTVQLNLSYLPIARNASLQRFLEKRKDRISARAPYHVTASPETVNPVKQEKSGSWLGLGPQFSFPSLSLSSEHTRKDHP; this is encoded by the exons ATGGACATGGCGGCGCGGAAGCAGGGGAAGACCAACTTCGCCGTCACCTGTAGCCTCCTCAGCCGTTACATCAAGGAGAAGGGGAGCGTCGCCGAGTTAGGGATCGAGATGGGCCAACGACCCGAATACGCCGCCAAAG GCAAATCGCAAGCGTTTCGGCCGCCGCCGACCACCATGAGCCTGTTGCCGGAAGCGGAcggcgagaaggaggaagacgttTCCTCCGCCGGAAACGCCATGGAGCTGTTTCCACGGCGGGCTGGCTTCGTCCCCTCTCTCGCGGCTGTGGCCGAAGATGCCAG TGAACAAGAAAGGAACCAACTCACAATCTTCTATGGAGGGAAGGTGATGGTGTTCGACAATTTTCCAGCTAAGAAAGCCAAGGATCTGTTGCAGCTAGCAAGCAAGGGGAGCTCAACTGCACAGAAATCTGGCCATCTATCAAGAACAGTACAGCTTAATCTATCTT ACCTTCCTATCGCTCGAAATGCGTCGCTCCAGCGATTCCTTGAGAAGAGAAAAGATCG GATCAGTGCGAGAGCACCATATCACGTTACTGCCTCTCCTGAAACGGTGAATCCTGTGAAGCAAGAGAAGAGCGGATCATGGCTTGGCTTGGGTCCTCAGTTCTCATTTCCCAGCCTCAGTCTGAGCTCTGAGCACACCAGAAAGGATCACCCGTAA